In the genome of Amaranthus tricolor cultivar Red isolate AtriRed21 chromosome 15, ASM2621246v1, whole genome shotgun sequence, one region contains:
- the LOC130801625 gene encoding uncharacterized protein LOC130801625, translated as MKASHKDPEKLIWDQMRPPTSVNGVAIKGLFPKLMLWLILSVFVTYLVYTLKFISHPYKCEYSSDSHIFLSSPIQNNNGIALTKPEPESELKRIPEPEPGPTTLSHIVFGIGGSASLWEGRKNYIKIWYKKSEMRGIVWLDGDVSKGDDDEEDSLPEVRISEDTSKFRYTNKQGHRSAIRISRIISETLRLGLKNVRWFVLGDDDTVFVTENLVRVLNKYDHREYYYIGSNSESHLQNIYFSYAMAYGGGGFAISYPLAVALEKMQDRCIQRYPVLYGSDDRMQACMAELGVPLTKELGFHQYDVYGNLFGLLAAHPVTPFVTLHHLDVVEPIFPNATQVQALQRLKIPMKLDSAGLMQ; from the exons ATGAAAGCTTCTCACAAAGATCCGGAGAAGCTGATTTGGGATCAGATGAGACCACCGACTTCTGTCAATGGCGTTGCTATTAAAGGTCTTTTTCCTAAACTTATGCTTTGGCTTATTCTCTCTGTTTTCGTCACTTACCTTGTTTATACCTTAAAATTCATCTCTCATCCTTACAAATGCGAATACTCTTCTGATTCCCACATCTTTCTCTCTTCTCCAATACAAAACAACAATGGAATTGCACTcacaaaacccgaacccgaatCTGAACTGAAACGTATACCCGAACCCGAACCCGGACCCACTACTTTATCCCATATAGTATTCGGCATTGGCGGGTCAGCTTCATTGTGGGAAGGAAGAAAGAATTACATTAAGATTTGGTATAAAAAATCAGAGATGAGAGGCATCGTATGGTTAGACGGTGATGTAAGCAAAGGCGATGATGACGAAGAAGATTCTCTCCCAGAGGTAAGAATCTCGGAGGACACCTCAAAGTTTAGGTACACGAACAAGCAAGGTCATCGGTCAGCGATTAGAATATCGAGGATAATATCGGAGACATTAAGGTTAGGATTGAAAAACGTAAGGTGGTTCGTTTTAGGGGACGACGACACCGTTTTTGTGACAGAGAATTTGGTGAGAGTATTAAATAAGTATGATCATAGAGAGTATTATTATATAGGGAGTAATTCTGAGAGTCATTTGCAGAATATTTATTTCTCATATGCAATGGCTTATGGTGGTGGTGGGTTTGCAATAAGCTATCCTTTAGCTGTTGCTTTAGAGAAAATGCAAGATAGGTGTATTCAAAGGTATCCTGTTCTTTATGGTAGTGATGATCGAATGCAAGCTTGCATGGCTGAACTCGGTGTTCCACTCACTAAAGAACTCGGTTTTCATCAG TACGATGTGTATGGCAACTTGTTTGGACTGCTAGCAGCACACCCTGTAACTCCATTTGTCACTCTGCATCACTTGGACGTGGTTGAGCCCATCTTTCCTAATGCCACTCAGGTACAAGCCTTACAGCGCCTTAAAATCCCAATGAAGTTGGATTCTGCTGGGCTAATGCAGTAA